From the genome of Nicotiana sylvestris chromosome 2, ASM39365v2, whole genome shotgun sequence, one region includes:
- the LOC138886212 gene encoding uncharacterized protein translates to MAVTTRSGRGGEASTSKQKEVVSDDVEVQNEDDPIVVEQVSKENVNGEVRIDIHDNEEETQNAMNPSREHVIDMPETVMPKARAPLPRSPPPYPERLAKQKNENQFKKFIEMMNSLSINVPLVEALMQMTGHAKFMKDLVTKKRSMDCETIKMTHQVSAIVHSMASKLEDPGAFTISCTIGSADLAKALCDLGEGINLMPYSIFKTLGIGQPRATSMRLQMADRTMKRSLGIIDDVLVRIDKFILPADFVILDCKVDYEVPIILGRPFLATGKALVDVEAGELTFRVGDKKVVFHVCKSMRQPNSTKVCFFGESGDGGDS, encoded by the coding sequence ATGGCGGTGACGACAAGGAGCGGTAGAGGTGGTGAAGCAAgtacctccaagcaaaaggaagttgtgagtgatgatgttgaagtgcaaaatgaagatgATCCTATAGTTGTTGAGCAAGTGAGTAAAGAGAATGTGAATGGtgaggtgagaattgatattcatgacaatgaggaggagactcaaaatgccatgaacccatctagggaacacgtgatagacATGCCGGAAACGGTAATGCCTAAAGCCAGGGCTCCCTTGCCAAGGTCTCCTCCACCTTACCCCGAAAGGCTTGCAAAGCAGAAGAATGAAAACCAGTTcaagaagtttattgagatgatgaaCAGTCTGTCGATCAATGTGCCCTTGGTGGAAGCTCTTATGCAAATGACGGGACatgccaagtttatgaaagacttagtaactaaaaagagatctatggattgtgagaccatcaaaatgactcatcaagtgagtgctattgtgcactcgatggcttcaaagcttgaagatcccggcgcATTTACCATTtcatgtaccattgggagtgcggatttggCAAAGGCCTTATGTGATTTGGGAGAAggtataaatttgatgccttatTCCATATTCAAGACTTTAGGTATTGGTCAACCGAGAGCTACttcaatgagattgcaaatggcggatagaacaatgaagaggtcgcttggtattattgatgatgttcttgtccgaattgacaagtttattttgcctgCTGATTTTGTGATTCTCGACTGTAAAGTCGACTATGAGGTGCCGATAATCTTGGGAAGGCCTTTCCTAGCAACAGgaaaggcattggttgatgtggaagcaggggagctcaccttccgggtgggtgacaaAAAAGTTgtcttccatgtgtgcaaatcaatgaggcagccGAATAGTACTAAGGTTTGTTTTTTTGGTGAATCTGGTGACggaggtgatagttga